The following are encoded together in the Parabacteroides chongii genome:
- a CDS encoding fimbrial protein codes for MRTTSKLITGMLALALLSACSNDEMNEGGNGEKASITITLKGENLSSKATGNTSDTETDERKIVNYKVYVFSYNSGVLEKEVDGAVSNGIAGSTQVDGLNTAGTKRVVVIANLPAGFPAVSNYTDFETATFDLGLQNPANRATTGLVMSGESSELTLTSGSPVPVTVSIRRVVAKIELGSVTITPETGHTEPFVLTHVSIQKAKSKATIGPKTVLSEIPFYGGFGGTESAVPTPDNYLLDAITTDQPNGTAKSFDNFFYVFPNEETGAETLLTISGTYKGTITHFPFRINSIVSGTADGTLIKRNTRYILNVTLKKLGSGTTDPDGPGDPAAVEVTVTTEGWEGPLVQDVEW; via the coding sequence ATGAGAACAACGAGTAAATTAATCACAGGAATGCTTGCACTGGCTTTATTGAGTGCCTGCAGCAACGACGAAATGAATGAAGGAGGTAACGGAGAGAAAGCATCTATCACGATCACTTTGAAAGGTGAAAACCTGTCATCGAAAGCGACGGGCAACACTTCGGATACCGAAACCGACGAACGGAAGATCGTAAACTATAAAGTCTACGTTTTCAGTTATAACAGCGGCGTATTGGAAAAAGAGGTAGACGGTGCTGTCAGTAATGGTATAGCAGGATCAACACAGGTTGACGGGCTGAATACTGCCGGTACGAAACGCGTAGTAGTTATCGCCAACCTCCCCGCCGGATTTCCAGCCGTCAGCAACTATACTGACTTTGAAACGGCTACTTTCGACCTCGGATTACAAAACCCGGCGAACCGTGCAACAACAGGTCTTGTCATGAGCGGCGAGTCCTCAGAATTGACATTGACCAGCGGAAGCCCTGTCCCGGTAACCGTAAGCATCAGACGCGTAGTTGCCAAAATCGAACTGGGTTCGGTCACCATTACCCCGGAAACCGGACACACCGAACCGTTTGTCCTGACCCATGTCAGTATCCAGAAAGCAAAGTCGAAAGCGACTATCGGACCGAAGACAGTCCTGTCTGAGATACCGTTTTACGGCGGATTCGGTGGTACGGAAAGTGCTGTCCCCACACCCGACAACTATCTGTTGGACGCCATCACAACCGATCAGCCGAACGGAACTGCCAAATCTTTCGATAATTTCTTCTATGTATTCCCGAACGAGGAAACAGGAGCAGAAACCTTGCTGACCATCAGCGGAACATATAAAGGGACTATCACCCATTTCCCGTTCCGTATCAACAGCATCGTTTCCGGTACCGCCGACGGAACACTCATCAAACGGAACACCCGTTATATACTAAATGTAACGTTGAAGAAATTAGGAAGCGGAACGACCGATCCCGACGGTCCGGGTGATCCGGCAGCAGTCGAGGTAACTGTCACTACCGAAGGTTGGGAAGGTCCGCTGGTACAGGATGTAGAATGGTAA
- a CDS encoding AraC family transcriptional regulator, with amino-acid sequence MGILYKHEHVACNDFQFPVQRTFQVFRPQPGVKCTEPDNARSILLFLLDGEIEFSNDSIQKHILQKNEIALIPAGSTYSAEIKVPSHVVACWFSNDIRLCNRIHLESLSEHKKDITYSYNTLPFQGEVKTFLYLLNEYMENGIGCKHLQEMKLQELFILFRAYYAKEQLAAFFYPILSRDTDFNHFVLSNYKKVTNVEEFARLAHISLSAFNRKFKKHFSEPAYQWMLHRKTEGVLDDIRSTNKSFLTISLDWNFSSQAHLTKFTKQQCGLSPSQIREQAAHDLILD; translated from the coding sequence ATGGGAATTCTTTATAAACACGAACACGTTGCCTGCAACGATTTTCAGTTCCCTGTGCAACGGACTTTCCAGGTTTTCCGTCCGCAGCCCGGGGTAAAATGTACCGAGCCGGATAATGCCCGCTCCATCCTCCTTTTTCTGCTGGATGGAGAGATAGAGTTCAGTAACGACTCGATCCAGAAGCATATCCTGCAAAAGAATGAGATCGCCTTGATACCGGCGGGGAGTACCTATTCGGCAGAGATAAAAGTGCCATCCCATGTGGTCGCCTGTTGGTTCAGCAACGATATCAGGCTGTGCAACCGCATTCATCTGGAGTCTTTATCGGAACACAAAAAAGACATCACTTACAGTTATAATACACTTCCTTTCCAGGGCGAGGTAAAGACTTTCCTCTACTTGCTCAACGAGTATATGGAAAATGGTATCGGATGCAAGCACCTGCAGGAAATGAAACTGCAGGAGTTGTTTATCCTTTTCAGGGCTTATTATGCGAAGGAACAGTTGGCCGCCTTCTTCTATCCGATCCTGAGCCGGGATACGGATTTCAACCATTTTGTACTCTCCAACTACAAGAAAGTGACGAATGTGGAAGAGTTTGCCCGCCTGGCTCATATCAGCCTGTCGGCATTCAATCGCAAATTCAAGAAGCATTTCAGCGAACCGGCTTACCAATGGATGCTACATCGTAAGACAGAAGGTGTGCTGGACGATATCCGGAGCACGAACAAGTCCTTCCTGACGATCTCGCTCGACTGGAATTTCTCATCACAGGCACACCTGACAAAGTTTACCAAACAACAATGCGGCCTGTCCCCTTCGCAAATCCGGGAACAGGCCGCACATGATCTTATCCTCGACTGA
- a CDS encoding glycoside hydrolase family 95 protein, which produces MKKKWLCLIFSLGLVVQSGFAQEKTLKMWYDEPSDDWMKSLPIGNGRLSGMVFGGIEKDNIAFNEITLWSGQPDPEQEKPFGKEAWRNIQQMFLDGKLEEGNALASEKLVGVRNSFGTHVPFGDIELTFKQGNGAVESYIRSLDLARGVASVTYQQGGVTYTREYFCSNPANVLVVRLSASEKGKQHLEVGLNPLRKSVVTTEGDAVSFSGQVDFPTFGPGGVNFYGKVKVLAEGGTIRQNKESLSVENADEVVLIADLRTDFVPGDMKEMVLSTVDDAGKKGVETLKQEHEADFSRLFNRVALSLGTAKNDIATDERLKLLKEGNNDPDLIALFCQYGRYLLISSSRENSPLPANLQGIWNDNLACNMEWSCDYHLDINTQQNYWAANVGNLSECNVPLFNYIGTLAEAGAKTAKTVYGCDGWVAHTMANVWGFTAPGWGTGWGLHPTGGAWLASHLWDYYRFTKDEVFLLRAYPVLKQSALFFLDYMIEDPNSGYLVTGPSTSPENAFLWNGKQLPLSMMPTCDRVIVYEILNACQSAAELLQVDEELRGRVIDALDRLPPFKIGKYGQLQEWQEDYEEAVPNHRHTSHLLALYPYAQITPEETPELAKAAAVTIERRLNAADWEDVEWSRANMINFFARLKDSRKARESVLGLINDLSRENMLTISPKGIAGAPTDIFVFDGNEAGAAGIMEMLLQSHEEYVELLPCLPEEWNTGSYKGLCARGGFQVDLSWNDGAVKHAQVTATNDNTLKLKLPERTGREKYYKNKKMFDPILLPYGIVRVDLQKGDIFEVAYN; this is translated from the coding sequence ATGAAAAAGAAATGGTTGTGTTTGATTTTTAGTTTAGGACTGGTGGTGCAAAGTGGGTTTGCACAGGAAAAAACGCTGAAGATGTGGTATGACGAACCTTCGGACGACTGGATGAAATCGTTGCCCATCGGCAACGGACGGTTGAGCGGAATGGTGTTCGGAGGCATAGAAAAAGATAATATAGCCTTCAACGAGATCACGCTCTGGTCCGGACAGCCCGATCCGGAACAGGAGAAACCTTTCGGAAAAGAGGCATGGAGAAATATACAGCAGATGTTTCTGGATGGTAAGTTGGAAGAAGGGAATGCCCTGGCTTCGGAAAAGCTGGTCGGCGTTCGCAATTCTTTTGGAACACATGTCCCTTTCGGTGATATAGAACTGACTTTCAAGCAAGGAAACGGAGCGGTAGAAAGTTATATCCGTTCGCTTGATCTTGCCAGGGGAGTTGCATCCGTAACCTATCAGCAGGGTGGTGTGACCTATACTCGTGAATATTTTTGCTCCAATCCGGCTAATGTTCTGGTGGTACGTCTTAGTGCATCAGAGAAAGGAAAACAGCATTTGGAAGTCGGTTTGAATCCGTTAAGGAAATCTGTTGTAACGACGGAAGGAGATGCCGTCTCTTTTTCCGGACAGGTAGATTTTCCAACCTTTGGTCCCGGCGGTGTAAACTTCTACGGGAAAGTGAAAGTCCTGGCAGAAGGAGGCACTATCAGACAGAATAAGGAAAGCCTGTCTGTGGAAAATGCCGATGAAGTAGTCCTTATAGCAGACCTTCGTACGGATTTTGTGCCGGGAGATATGAAGGAGATGGTTTTGTCTACAGTGGATGATGCCGGAAAGAAAGGAGTTGAAACATTAAAGCAGGAACATGAAGCGGATTTCAGTCGCCTGTTCAACCGTGTCGCTCTTTCTTTGGGTACAGCGAAGAATGATATTGCTACGGATGAGCGTCTGAAATTGCTGAAAGAAGGGAATAACGACCCGGATCTGATAGCCCTGTTTTGCCAGTACGGACGCTATCTGTTGATCTCCTCATCACGCGAAAATTCTCCGTTGCCAGCCAACCTTCAGGGAATATGGAACGATAACCTGGCATGCAATATGGAATGGAGTTGCGACTATCACCTGGATATTAATACACAGCAGAACTACTGGGCTGCCAATGTCGGCAATCTCAGCGAGTGTAATGTTCCTCTGTTCAATTATATAGGTACATTGGCCGAAGCCGGAGCAAAAACGGCAAAGACTGTTTATGGCTGTGACGGCTGGGTCGCTCATACGATGGCGAACGTATGGGGATTTACAGCTCCGGGCTGGGGAACAGGCTGGGGACTTCATCCTACGGGCGGTGCGTGGCTGGCATCTCATCTATGGGATTATTATCGTTTTACTAAAGACGAAGTGTTCCTGCTGAGAGCCTATCCGGTTCTGAAACAATCTGCTTTGTTCTTTCTTGACTATATGATAGAAGATCCGAATAGCGGTTATTTGGTTACCGGACCGTCTACTTCACCCGAAAATGCATTCCTTTGGAACGGCAAACAGTTGCCGCTTTCCATGATGCCGACTTGTGACAGGGTGATTGTTTATGAGATATTGAATGCCTGCCAGAGCGCTGCAGAGTTATTACAGGTAGATGAAGAATTAAGAGGTCGTGTGATCGATGCTCTCGACCGGTTACCTCCTTTTAAAATAGGGAAATACGGCCAGCTTCAGGAATGGCAGGAAGACTATGAAGAGGCTGTTCCTAACCACCGCCATACCAGCCATCTGCTGGCTTTGTATCCGTATGCACAGATAACACCGGAAGAAACACCCGAGTTGGCAAAAGCCGCTGCTGTGACTATCGAACGGCGCTTGAATGCAGCCGACTGGGAAGATGTGGAATGGAGCAGGGCGAATATGATTAATTTCTTTGCCCGTTTGAAAGATAGCCGGAAAGCCAGGGAAAGTGTGCTGGGGTTGATCAACGACCTGAGCCGTGAGAATATGCTGACGATCTCTCCGAAAGGCATAGCCGGTGCTCCGACGGATATATTTGTTTTTGACGGAAATGAAGCCGGTGCTGCCGGTATTATGGAGATGTTGCTTCAAAGCCATGAAGAATATGTGGAACTTCTCCCATGCTTGCCGGAAGAATGGAACACTGGCAGTTATAAAGGTTTGTGTGCCCGCGGAGGTTTTCAGGTAGATCTATCCTGGAATGACGGAGCCGTAAAACATGCACAGGTTACAGCTACAAACGATAACACCTTAAAGTTGAAGTTACCCGAACGGACCGGACGTGAGAAATATTATAAAAACAAGAAAATGTTCGATCCGATCCTTCTCCCTTATGGCATCGTCAGAGTAGATTTGCAAAAGGGAGATATCTTTGAAGTCGCTTATAATTGA
- a CDS encoding type II toxin-antitoxin system HicB family antitoxin: protein METIKIVIEKTSDYFSGYSDNCDGIYGAGDSIQAVKDNILEAIRLIKSDLPVSQWPDQIKGEYKLEFKLDVQSFLEYYSGILSLSGLEKITGINQKQLSNYLNHKSKPRREQVERISNGLHKFANELLSITL from the coding sequence ATGGAAACGATTAAGATTGTTATTGAGAAGACTTCCGATTATTTCAGTGGCTATTCTGATAACTGTGATGGCATCTATGGAGCTGGCGACAGTATTCAGGCTGTGAAAGATAATATACTGGAAGCGATACGACTTATCAAGTCCGATCTGCCGGTTTCACAATGGCCGGATCAAATAAAAGGGGAGTATAAGTTGGAATTTAAACTGGATGTACAAAGCTTTCTGGAATATTATTCCGGTATTCTTTCCCTGTCGGGTCTTGAAAAGATCACAGGCATAAATCAAAAACAATTATCCAATTATTTGAACCATAAGAGCAAACCTCGCCGTGAACAGGTCGAACGTATCTCCAACGGACTACATAAGTTCGCGAACGAACTTCTTAGTATAACTTTATAG
- a CDS encoding FimB/Mfa2 family fimbrial subunit, which translates to MVRSTIRTIVLLLLILGQTSCIREGLQECKEEYFVTIKVVDALTGENITDSGEVSHADLFVFDADEQYRYTVRADSNQIRQRIPIPITLENIDHYWLSVWGNLDGNQYITKLEPSNTLDNSTVSASVKEDENQSQTLDDLFFGFAQISKSSKSPIRNEEIIISRKNARMYLTVRGLPILHKAVDYYFTIHLNNNGYNFKGTPIPNAIVIKQNGITLANNDFVSPSSFNLIHTDSSREDYATVNLYRRSDAEYGEDILIASINSDLNGNPIVLPAGRTTNLLIDLRQEISVHIKTSPWDKTEQWVEW; encoded by the coding sequence ATGGTAAGATCGACAATCAGGACTATCGTTCTGTTGTTGTTGATTTTGGGGCAGACAAGCTGTATTCGCGAAGGTTTACAGGAGTGTAAAGAAGAGTATTTCGTGACTATAAAAGTGGTGGATGCACTCACCGGAGAAAATATCACCGACTCCGGAGAAGTCAGCCACGCCGATCTGTTCGTCTTTGATGCGGACGAGCAATATCGGTACACCGTCAGAGCCGACTCGAACCAGATCCGGCAAAGAATACCGATACCCATCACGCTCGAAAATATCGATCACTACTGGCTGTCCGTCTGGGGAAACCTGGATGGGAACCAGTATATCACTAAGCTGGAACCTTCCAATACCCTCGATAACTCGACAGTCTCCGCATCCGTCAAAGAAGACGAAAACCAGTCTCAGACATTGGACGACCTCTTTTTCGGCTTTGCGCAGATCAGCAAATCCTCTAAATCCCCGATCAGAAATGAAGAAATAATCATTTCCAGGAAAAATGCCCGGATGTATCTGACTGTCCGGGGTCTTCCTATCCTTCATAAGGCGGTAGATTATTACTTCACGATCCATCTGAACAACAACGGATATAATTTTAAAGGGACACCGATCCCGAATGCAATAGTAATCAAGCAAAACGGCATCACGCTCGCAAACAACGATTTTGTCTCTCCCTCCTCCTTCAACCTGATCCATACAGACAGCAGCCGGGAGGATTACGCGACTGTCAATCTTTACAGAAGATCGGATGCAGAATACGGAGAAGACATACTTATAGCTAGTATAAATTCTGATTTAAATGGAAATCCCATTGTTCTTCCGGCCGGCCGGACAACCAATCTGCTGATCGACCTGCGCCAGGAGATCAGTGTTCACATCAAAACAAGCCCCTGGGACAAGACAGAGCAATGGGTCGAATGGTAA
- a CDS encoding peptidylprolyl isomerase — protein MKRLYSLTLAFLLAAASLNAQSSEKAVTIKTNVGTMKARLYDDVPNHVRTFINRAQQGEFNGTLFTRVIKEFMIQGGAPDSKNAPAGARCGFGDSSAEIMPELKDKYFHKRGALAAPRQNDDVNPEKKSDMSQFFIVQGKVYRNGELDTLELIANQDIRKKALDKFYRPVAVDLKMLKQSNKREYNKRVTAVNAQIDSMILATPGHLIFTEEERKAYTTVGGCHHLDGIYTIFGELTEGFDVLDVIANQPKDQYDRPKKDIRIISVTIE, from the coding sequence ATGAAAAGATTATACAGCTTGACACTGGCTTTCTTACTGGCAGCTGCAAGTCTTAACGCTCAAAGCTCAGAAAAAGCAGTGACTATCAAAACGAACGTCGGGACCATGAAGGCCCGGCTATACGACGATGTACCGAATCATGTACGTACATTTATTAATCGCGCCCAGCAGGGTGAATTTAACGGTACGCTTTTTACCCGTGTCATCAAAGAGTTCATGATCCAGGGAGGAGCGCCCGATTCAAAAAACGCTCCCGCCGGGGCACGTTGTGGTTTCGGCGATTCGTCAGCGGAGATCATGCCGGAGCTGAAAGATAAATATTTCCACAAGAGAGGTGCTCTCGCTGCCCCGCGCCAGAATGACGATGTCAATCCGGAAAAGAAATCGGATATGTCGCAATTCTTTATCGTACAGGGAAAAGTATATCGCAACGGGGAACTGGATACTCTGGAGCTGATCGCCAACCAGGATATACGGAAAAAGGCGCTGGATAAATTCTACCGTCCTGTTGCCGTAGACCTGAAAATGTTGAAACAAAGCAACAAACGGGAATATAACAAACGAGTAACAGCAGTGAATGCCCAAATCGATTCCATGATTTTGGCGACACCGGGTCACCTGATCTTTACAGAAGAAGAACGGAAAGCATACACGACAGTCGGCGGATGCCATCATCTGGACGGTATTTATACGATCTTCGGTGAACTGACAGAAGGCTTCGATGTGTTGGATGTTATTGCCAACCAGCCGAAAGATCAATATGACCGCCCCAAAAAAGATATACGGATCATTAGTGTTACAATAGAATAA
- a CDS encoding type II toxin-antitoxin system HicA family toxin: protein MKSTELHRRFIAAGWKFLYAEGSHYFYEKNGIKSEPIPYHGAKEMGKGLANKIIKKYGI, encoded by the coding sequence ATGAAATCAACAGAACTTCACAGACGTTTTATTGCGGCAGGATGGAAATTCCTTTATGCCGAGGGTTCTCACTATTTCTATGAAAAGAACGGGATTAAGTCAGAACCGATTCCTTACCATGGAGCAAAAGAAATGGGTAAGGGATTAGCGAACAAGATTATTAAAAAGTATGGAATTTAA
- a CDS encoding ClC family H(+)/Cl(-) exchange transporter yields the protein MKVNWRILKLKLVDARLYFVSLIVGLLTGLVAVPYHYLLQLFYNYRKDFFESSPPWYLHVIVFFIFWGVLIFVSWLVKRWPYISGGGISQTRGAINGRIVYKHSLRQLLAKFAGGVLTLSSGLSMGREGPSVQMGSYIGDLVGKWGHILSGERKQLLAAGAGAGLAAAFAAPLAAATLVIESIERFDAPKTAITTILAGVVAGGIANMIFPINPYHEINAVAPDLSFEVQLKLFLLFAVIVSVFGKFYSLLMLYVKRLYPAIKQPEYIKLLGLLIMAYAISLTLTDLTGGGEQFLMQQALGGKESILWITGMMLLHMVFTVYSFSSGLPGGSFIPTLVTGGLLGKICALLLVQQGIIAPENISYVMLIGMAAFLVAVVRTPITAIILITEITGHFEVFYPSIVVGGLTYYFTELLEIKPFNVMFYEEMIKKPIFQEEKRLKLDVEVMAGSYFDGKQVNTLHLPNNCIIINIHRDRKDFPPAGQTILPGDQLTLEIDAQDIEKLYEPLVSMANIY from the coding sequence ATGAAGGTAAACTGGAGGATATTAAAGCTGAAACTGGTAGATGCCAGGCTCTATTTCGTGAGCCTTATCGTAGGGTTGCTAACCGGGTTGGTAGCAGTTCCTTATCACTATTTATTACAGCTTTTCTACAACTACCGGAAAGACTTCTTCGAGTCGTCTCCTCCCTGGTATCTTCACGTTATCGTATTTTTCATCTTCTGGGGCGTACTCATTTTCGTTTCCTGGCTGGTAAAACGCTGGCCTTATATATCGGGTGGAGGTATTTCACAGACACGAGGGGCGATCAATGGCAGGATCGTATACAAGCACTCTCTACGACAATTGCTGGCTAAGTTTGCCGGTGGAGTACTGACATTGAGCAGCGGTCTGTCCATGGGACGTGAGGGACCGTCTGTCCAGATGGGATCGTACATCGGTGACCTCGTCGGCAAATGGGGACATATCCTGAGCGGTGAACGGAAACAATTGCTGGCAGCAGGGGCAGGTGCCGGATTGGCGGCAGCTTTTGCCGCTCCATTAGCCGCTGCCACCCTGGTGATCGAGTCGATCGAACGTTTCGATGCTCCCAAGACAGCCATCACGACCATTCTGGCAGGGGTTGTTGCCGGAGGCATTGCCAATATGATATTTCCAATAAATCCTTACCACGAAATAAATGCTGTCGCTCCGGATCTTTCATTCGAAGTACAACTCAAGCTATTTCTCCTGTTCGCTGTTATCGTCTCCGTTTTCGGCAAGTTCTACTCATTGCTGATGCTTTATGTGAAAAGGCTGTATCCTGCCATAAAACAACCTGAATATATCAAGCTGCTGGGGTTACTGATCATGGCATATGCCATTTCATTGACACTGACGGACCTGACCGGCGGCGGCGAACAGTTCCTGATGCAACAGGCATTAGGCGGAAAAGAAAGTATTTTATGGATTACCGGAATGATGTTGCTGCATATGGTATTCACCGTCTACTCTTTTTCATCGGGACTCCCGGGAGGAAGTTTTATCCCGACATTGGTTACCGGCGGATTATTGGGAAAGATATGTGCCTTGTTACTGGTACAACAGGGCATTATAGCACCGGAGAATATCAGTTATGTCATGCTGATCGGGATGGCTGCTTTTCTAGTTGCCGTAGTGCGTACTCCTATCACTGCCATTATTCTGATCACAGAGATTACCGGTCATTTCGAAGTTTTCTACCCTTCGATCGTTGTCGGAGGATTAACTTACTATTTCACGGAACTTCTGGAAATAAAGCCTTTCAATGTGATGTTTTACGAAGAGATGATCAAAAAGCCGATCTTCCAGGAGGAAAAACGGCTAAAGCTCGATGTTGAAGTGATGGCAGGTTCTTATTTCGACGGGAAACAAGTAAACACACTACACCTGCCAAACAACTGTATCATCATCAACATCCACCGCGACCGCAAGGACTTCCCTCCTGCCGGCCAAACGATCCTGCCTGGCGACCAACTCACACTAGAAATTGATGCACAGGATATCGAGAAATTATACGAACCATTGGTGAGTATGGCGAATATTTATTGA
- a CDS encoding DUF2589 domain-containing protein yields the protein MNEETKKQENPEQEPEQGNSAGKPVVEQAITNLIKKPQVQSVDGGNDTPAPNPDPQKNVGDSAADKFKGLPMRELIGGPLFAAAEAQEKLAAIALDAFYGEGEEGTKGDTRILKFKLNRPVEQDGAIKPMEQTVEAPFIGLVPIPSLLIDRVDIDFQMEVTETNSEKSTSSADVSTNIQPNGSSRENTRSTNQTAKYQVHVSASQQRQTEGLSKLMDIMASCIEPIPASAKPEPDPKPES from the coding sequence ATGAATGAAGAAACAAAGAAACAGGAAAATCCCGAACAGGAGCCTGAACAAGGTAATTCTGCTGGCAAGCCAGTAGTGGAGCAAGCGATTACAAATCTGATAAAAAAACCTCAGGTTCAATCTGTAGATGGTGGCAATGATACACCCGCACCAAATCCTGATCCCCAAAAGAATGTTGGTGATAGTGCGGCTGATAAATTCAAAGGATTACCTATGCGTGAATTAATCGGTGGCCCGTTGTTTGCCGCTGCTGAGGCACAGGAGAAGCTTGCTGCTATTGCATTAGATGCATTCTATGGAGAGGGTGAAGAAGGAACAAAGGGAGATACACGTATCTTAAAGTTCAAACTAAATCGCCCTGTTGAACAAGACGGAGCAATTAAACCAATGGAGCAAACAGTGGAGGCCCCCTTTATCGGATTAGTACCTATTCCATCCTTGTTGATTGACCGTGTCGATATCGATTTCCAGATGGAAGTGACGGAGACAAATTCAGAAAAGTCTACCTCCTCTGCAGATGTATCCACCAATATTCAGCCAAATGGTTCTTCCCGTGAAAATACCCGTTCAACGAATCAGACTGCAAAGTATCAGGTGCATGTGTCAGCCAGCCAGCAACGTCAAACTGAAGGTTTATCGAAGCTGATGGATATTATGGCAAGTTGCATCGAGCCGATACCGGCATCAGCTAAGCCTGAGCCTGACCCTAAACCTGAGTCTTAA
- a CDS encoding putative transporter: MNWINDLLWGEGIGHSILLLSFVIAAGIQLGKIKVFGVSLGITLVLFVGIILGHFGFTINHNVIHFFKEFGLILFVYSVGMQVGPGFFSSFKKGGVTLNMLACGIVFLGVLTAIILHYVTNIPMSTMVGILSGAVTNTPGLGAAQQAYSDMHGVTDNTIALGYAVAYPLGVIGIILSIIFVRYVFRVNFDKENEQLNNEDTSHANEAKPVSLIVKNPAVFGKTIGELSALLEHRDFVISRIWHDSNKQIEIASANVRLQENDKIFVITTEQDAETIKTFVGEEIDMERKQWIRMESQFINRRILITKPELNGKRLGQLKLRKLYGINITRITRAGVDLVATPTLTLQVGDRVNVVGTETAVTNVEKVLGNSMKRLNEPNLITIFVGIALGIILGSIPITFPGIPQPVKLGLAGGPLIVAILISRFGYKYKLITYTTQSANLMLREIGITLFLACVGISAGDGFVDTIVNNGGFAWIGYGFIITTVPLLIIGCIGRYFCKVNYFTLMGLIAGSTTDPPALAYSNATAGNDAPSVGYATVYPLTMFLRVLTAQLLILFFA, encoded by the coding sequence ATGAATTGGATCAATGATTTGTTATGGGGAGAAGGCATTGGGCACTCCATCCTGCTGCTGTCGTTTGTTATTGCGGCGGGTATTCAGTTAGGAAAAATTAAAGTGTTTGGTGTATCGCTGGGGATTACACTGGTTCTGTTCGTGGGGATTATTCTCGGACACTTTGGTTTTACAATCAATCACAATGTGATTCACTTTTTCAAAGAATTCGGTTTGATACTGTTTGTCTACTCGGTGGGTATGCAGGTTGGTCCGGGATTCTTCTCTTCATTTAAAAAAGGAGGTGTTACATTGAATATGCTGGCTTGCGGAATTGTATTTCTAGGAGTTCTTACAGCTATTATTCTCCATTATGTTACGAATATCCCGATGTCGACGATGGTGGGGATTTTGTCAGGTGCAGTAACTAATACTCCTGGTCTGGGTGCGGCACAACAGGCTTATTCGGACATGCATGGAGTTACAGACAATACGATTGCATTGGGATATGCTGTTGCTTATCCATTGGGTGTGATTGGTATTATTCTTTCCATCATTTTTGTTCGTTACGTCTTTCGTGTCAATTTCGATAAGGAAAACGAACAGTTGAATAACGAAGATACTTCGCATGCTAACGAGGCTAAGCCTGTTTCTTTGATTGTAAAGAACCCGGCAGTGTTTGGTAAAACAATCGGAGAGTTATCTGCTTTATTGGAACATCGTGATTTTGTTATATCTCGTATATGGCATGACAGTAACAAGCAAATAGAGATTGCTTCAGCCAATGTCCGTTTGCAAGAAAATGATAAGATATTCGTTATTACAACTGAACAGGATGCGGAAACGATTAAAACCTTTGTCGGCGAAGAGATCGATATGGAGCGTAAACAGTGGATTCGTATGGAAAGCCAGTTTATCAATCGCCGTATCCTGATCACAAAACCGGAGCTGAATGGTAAGCGTTTGGGGCAACTAAAATTACGTAAATTGTATGGAATCAATATTACCCGTATAACCCGTGCCGGTGTGGATTTGGTGGCAACTCCGACTTTGACGCTTCAGGTGGGCGACCGTGTGAATGTAGTGGGTACTGAAACTGCTGTAACCAATGTGGAAAAGGTGCTGGGTAACTCTATGAAGCGTCTGAACGAACCGAATTTGATCACTATTTTTGTCGGTATCGCTTTAGGTATTATCCTGGGAAGTATTCCTATCACTTTCCCTGGTATTCCTCAGCCGGTAAAACTTGGATTGGCAGGCGGTCCGCTGATCGTAGCTATCCTGATCAGTCGTTTCGGATATAAGTATAAGTTAATCACCTATACGACTCAAAGTGCCAACCTGATGTTGCGTGAGATCGGTATTACTTTATTCCTTGCCTGTGTCGGTATCAGTGCAGGAGACGGTTTTGTCGACACGATCGTAAATAATGGAGGTTTCGCCTGGATCGGTTATGGTTTTATTATTACTACTGTACCTTTGCTTATCATCGGTTGTATCGGTCGTTATTTCTGCAAAGTAAATTATTTCACGTTAATGGGTCTGATTGCCGGTAGTACGACCGACCCGCCTGCATTGGCTTATTCCAATGCAACGGCAGGAAATGATGCTCCTTCTGTGGGTTATGCAACAGTTTATCCGCTGACCATGTTTCTGCGTGTGTTGACTGCACAGTTGCTGATATTGTTCTTTGCGTAA